In the genome of Aureimonas sp. OT7, one region contains:
- a CDS encoding tripartite tricarboxylate transporter TctB family protein, which translates to MTPLAAKTVDRASGALLLLLGIGAIWHAQSLSVPFASDPIGPKAFPTIAGAVLALAGASIMLRPEAIDVEAGHRMRVASVAIASLVYPFLLLPLGFVPATALLGLVTARAFRGPWLGSIIASILLAAAFLLIIDTGLGLPLPRGPLGI; encoded by the coding sequence ATGACGCCGCTTGCCGCCAAGACAGTGGACCGGGCCAGCGGCGCATTGCTGCTCCTGCTCGGCATCGGGGCCATCTGGCATGCCCAGTCGCTCTCCGTGCCATTCGCCTCGGACCCGATCGGGCCGAAAGCCTTCCCGACCATCGCCGGGGCCGTACTGGCCCTGGCAGGCGCCAGCATCATGCTTCGCCCCGAGGCGATCGACGTGGAGGCCGGGCACAGGATGCGCGTCGCCAGCGTCGCCATCGCCTCGCTCGTCTACCCGTTCCTGCTGCTGCCGCTGGGATTCGTCCCGGCAACGGCTTTGCTCGGCCTCGTCACCGCGCGCGCCTTTCGCGGCCCGTGGCTGGGCTCCATCATCGCATCGATCCTGCTGGCGGCCGCCTTCCTGCTGATCATCGATACCGGACTCGGACTGCCGCTGCCGCGCGGCCCGCTGGGGATCTGA